A single genomic interval of Psychroserpens sp. NJDZ02 harbors:
- a CDS encoding ankyrin repeat domain-containing protein → MTHLEKYFTQTINNTVHYFLITLEKNYTIVVHGVGEETPLIKITSFENKETAEKAVNTMFLAKQEEQYKEVEKPEEVSIFSIAMAQLKRDDLVVFEKGLVTLKTLVDIYYTRDKHPFVQFLGVKMKDESLVVVSILDEYLQKHRNKLSSSVLISVFQMTLQNIYFNFEATSFVVEEIIKRKDLTAQLAIVTQFYEACEYYDAGHRFWSRTNQDVLIDTYFPKFESEALLKLLSEASGDMLNNDGGDGMDDLFAPALHNTEDPVLQQNILDVLEAYKKEYEEAEYVEEDYFEALLDEILESASEYVEKGIDLLKKRKENREILSAAIEDVNLEKIEELLNDGAKLDKGLTENVIQYTLEHKNLSIIKLCKSKGVAFDVKELLFDAEEHVDVVIDCIESGIIDINYIDKESNKNLLFFVSENKNLLEVLLKKGVNVNQRDIDGNTILSKVCYYARANNKKYTDVVKLLLEYNANPNASKTTDELQKGETIPLLSAVDNEAVEITKMLINASADVNAMHKNGNNPLIIAHSRNNTVLIDLLVQAGATAPENILLKIKFLRYAAKKEWGQVIEMEDAIILAYPNDFNVILNLAQGHYFYKSNYTQAVIYAKQALQLKANNSSLNILFMSLIRLGQVQSTIDIFTKHKKDFSPERILADNIIGNLVVAYCASGQLQEGLDVLSPYFSKVEESRKSRGVMSFNIACMYALLNDIHEMLPYVINALEREYTKADFLNDSDFANYHTNELFLFILNQDHKKNIELEEYIEDNEANTFKKLNVKAFYNTGSFSFENDDHEFTWQTGTIGEKGKMISRLYVSKAQALTVYFNKLKNRTPEGKNMYFVLEEANSSGTDVVLKVANKEYDGLDFLSGKKIATGLDTPIVITTNAKSGDAILDFNDGNIPVMSKRFIDLLTETGVTGLQTFPVIIKSQKDDTVWDDYFAVNIIDVVACGAFPASLFKEKKPKHGIRCELALDTSKIDETLLFRLQEYLPTIVLHRNVVKHLIDNDPDEVLTWEFKGIIH, encoded by the coding sequence ATGACTCATTTGGAAAAATATTTCACGCAAACCATTAACAATACTGTCCATTATTTTCTTATAACATTAGAGAAAAATTATACCATTGTAGTTCATGGTGTAGGTGAAGAAACGCCTTTGATAAAAATAACCTCTTTCGAAAATAAAGAAACAGCAGAGAAAGCAGTCAATACTATGTTTTTGGCTAAACAAGAGGAGCAGTATAAAGAAGTTGAGAAACCAGAGGAGGTTTCTATTTTTTCAATAGCAATGGCGCAGTTAAAAAGGGATGATTTAGTTGTGTTTGAGAAAGGACTTGTTACTTTAAAAACACTAGTAGATATCTATTATACAAGAGATAAACATCCTTTTGTCCAGTTTCTAGGAGTAAAGATGAAAGACGAAAGTTTAGTGGTGGTTTCCATTTTAGATGAATACCTTCAAAAACATAGAAATAAACTTTCATCGTCTGTGTTGATTTCTGTTTTTCAAATGACATTGCAGAACATTTATTTTAATTTTGAAGCGACTAGTTTTGTTGTGGAAGAAATTATTAAAAGAAAAGACTTAACGGCGCAATTGGCTATTGTAACTCAGTTTTATGAGGCTTGCGAATATTATGATGCAGGGCATCGCTTCTGGAGTAGAACAAACCAAGACGTACTAATAGATACCTATTTTCCTAAATTTGAATCGGAAGCTTTACTAAAATTACTATCAGAAGCATCAGGCGATATGCTTAATAACGATGGAGGGGATGGTATGGACGACCTTTTTGCACCTGCATTACACAATACTGAAGATCCTGTTCTTCAGCAAAACATACTAGATGTCCTAGAGGCTTATAAAAAAGAATATGAGGAGGCCGAATACGTAGAAGAAGACTATTTTGAAGCGTTATTAGATGAGATTTTAGAGTCTGCCTCTGAGTATGTAGAAAAAGGTATTGATCTACTTAAAAAGAGAAAAGAAAACAGAGAAATATTATCTGCAGCAATTGAAGACGTTAATCTAGAAAAAATTGAAGAACTTCTAAACGATGGTGCAAAACTGGACAAAGGTCTTACAGAAAATGTTATACAATATACATTAGAACATAAAAACTTATCTATTATTAAACTATGCAAAAGTAAAGGTGTAGCATTTGATGTTAAAGAATTGCTTTTTGATGCAGAAGAACATGTAGATGTAGTAATAGATTGTATTGAATCTGGTATTATAGATATTAATTATATAGATAAAGAATCTAACAAAAACTTATTATTTTTTGTTTCCGAAAATAAAAATCTTCTAGAAGTATTATTAAAAAAAGGTGTAAATGTAAATCAAAGAGATATTGACGGAAACACGATTTTAAGTAAAGTATGTTATTATGCAAGAGCTAATAATAAAAAATATACGGATGTCGTAAAATTACTTTTAGAATATAATGCAAATCCTAATGCCTCAAAAACTACTGATGAATTGCAGAAAGGCGAAACAATACCTTTACTTTCTGCAGTAGATAATGAAGCGGTAGAAATTACTAAAATGCTAATTAATGCTTCTGCAGATGTAAATGCGATGCATAAAAATGGTAATAATCCTTTAATAATAGCGCATAGTAGAAATAATACTGTTTTAATAGATTTGTTAGTGCAAGCAGGCGCTACTGCTCCTGAAAATATATTACTTAAAATTAAGTTTTTAAGATACGCTGCCAAGAAGGAATGGGGACAAGTAATAGAAATGGAAGATGCTATTATTTTAGCATATCCAAACGATTTTAATGTGATTCTTAATTTAGCACAAGGTCATTATTTTTATAAGTCAAATTATACTCAAGCAGTTATTTATGCAAAACAAGCGTTACAGTTAAAAGCAAATAACAGCTCTTTAAATATTCTTTTTATGAGTTTAATACGTCTTGGGCAAGTTCAAAGCACCATTGATATATTTACAAAGCATAAAAAAGATTTTAGTCCAGAAAGAATACTTGCAGATAATATTATAGGAAATCTTGTTGTGGCTTATTGCGCTAGTGGACAATTACAAGAAGGTCTTGATGTCTTGAGCCCATATTTTAGTAAAGTTGAAGAATCTAGAAAATCTAGAGGGGTAATGAGTTTTAATATTGCTTGTATGTATGCATTATTAAACGATATACACGAAATGTTACCTTATGTTATAAATGCGTTAGAACGAGAATATACAAAAGCAGATTTTCTTAATGATAGCGATTTTGCTAACTATCATACCAATGAATTGTTTTTATTTATCTTAAATCAGGATCATAAAAAAAATATAGAGTTAGAAGAATACATAGAGGATAATGAAGCTAATACTTTTAAGAAGTTAAATGTAAAAGCTTTTTATAATACAGGATCATTTTCTTTTGAAAATGATGATCATGAATTTACATGGCAAACAGGTACTATTGGTGAAAAAGGAAAAATGATCAGTAGATTATACGTTTCTAAGGCGCAGGCTTTAACGGTGTATTTTAATAAGTTAAAAAATAGGACTCCGGAAGGTAAAAACATGTATTTTGTTTTAGAGGAAGCCAATTCATCAGGGACTGATGTTGTGTTAAAAGTGGCAAACAAAGAATATGATGGCTTAGATTTTCTATCTGGAAAGAAAATAGCAACAGGTTTAGATACTCCTATAGTAATTACAACTAATGCAAAATCTGGAGATGCAATACTTGATTTTAATGATGGTAACATTCCTGTAATGTCTAAAAGGTTTATTGATTTGCTGACAGAAACGGGCGTAACGGGATTGCAAACGTTTCCTGTAATTATCAAAAGTCAGAAAGATGACACGGTGTGGGATGACTATTTTGCGGTAAATATTATAGACGTAGTTGCTTGTGGTGCTTTTCCTGCATCTCTATTTAAAGAAAAGAAACCAAAACATGGTATTCGTTGTGAGTTGGCCTTAGATACGTCAAAAATTGACGAGACATTATTATTTCGTTTGCAAGAGTATTTACCAACTATTGTCTTACATCGTAATGTTGTTAAGCATCTTATAGATAATGATCCTGATGAGGTTTTGACATGGGAATTTAAAGGTATTATTCACTAA
- a CDS encoding cation-translocating P-type ATPase: MQTNNFNITGLSNKEVLEARSIYGYNKLEAKKEYYFLEAIKSLVKEPMVILLLVASSIYFISGDVGDGIFLTSATILVAAISLYQDSRSRNALEKLKTFSEPNCKVIRDGKTIDIKSELLVVGDSLIVEEGGTVAADGIIVHSNDFSVNESILTGESLTVYKDKTKTDNKVYQGTLVSGGLAIVTVTAIGNTTQLGKIGKSLEGIHKEKTPLELQINNFVKKMAIIGAVVFMIVWGINFYHSHNILDSLLKALTLAMSILPEEIPVAFATFMALGSWRLMKLGVIVKQIKTVETLGSATVICTDKTGTITENKMSLARLYTLSSNSIFKIEDSLGAAENELIRIAMWASEPIPFDPMEIALHKAYKKTTKIDQRAQFKLVHEYPLGGKPPMMTHVFENNQGKRIIAAKGAPEAILAISNLSTEEKERINNAIKTITAEGYRVLGVAETHFKGDAYPEKQQDFEFDFKGIVAFYDPPKKNIVAVLKDFSLAGIKVKVITGDNALTTRAIAKEIGLNGFENSMSGDELMQLTAAELQQKVKETTIFTRMFPEAKLKIINALKANNEIVAMTGDGVNDGPALKAAHIGIAMGKKGTEIAKQAASLILLEDDLSKMVDAIAMGRRIYANLKKAIQYIISIHIPIILTVFIPLALGWAYPNIFSPIHIIFLELIMGPTCSIIYENEPIEKNTMFQKPRPFTVTFFNGKELTTSILQGLMITLGVLLVYQYGIQHNFNEALTRSMVFTTLISANIFLTLINRSFYYSILTTLKYKNKLVLLIIGITISITIALLFITPFAKFFEFEALSFFQLFSSVATGFITVIWYEVVKWNKRRTSQL, translated from the coding sequence ATGCAAACAAATAATTTTAACATAACAGGATTATCCAATAAAGAAGTGCTAGAGGCACGTTCAATATATGGATATAATAAATTGGAGGCTAAAAAAGAGTATTACTTTTTAGAAGCGATCAAAAGTTTAGTAAAAGAGCCGATGGTTATTTTACTATTGGTGGCTTCCTCTATTTATTTTATTAGCGGAGATGTGGGTGATGGTATTTTTTTGACTTCGGCCACAATATTGGTTGCAGCTATTTCTTTGTATCAAGATTCTAGAAGTCGTAATGCCTTAGAGAAGCTTAAAACTTTTTCAGAACCTAATTGCAAAGTCATTCGTGATGGTAAAACAATAGATATAAAAAGCGAATTATTAGTTGTTGGAGATAGTCTTATAGTAGAAGAAGGCGGTACCGTAGCAGCAGATGGTATTATTGTGCATTCTAATGATTTTTCAGTAAACGAATCTATTCTAACCGGAGAATCGCTAACGGTTTATAAAGACAAAACAAAAACAGATAATAAAGTATATCAAGGGACTTTAGTTTCGGGTGGATTAGCTATTGTTACCGTTACTGCTATTGGTAATACCACGCAATTAGGTAAAATAGGAAAAAGCTTAGAAGGCATCCATAAAGAAAAAACACCTTTAGAATTACAGATCAACAATTTTGTAAAAAAAATGGCTATTATTGGAGCTGTTGTTTTTATGATTGTGTGGGGGATTAACTTCTACCATTCTCATAATATCTTAGATAGTTTACTAAAAGCGTTGACTTTGGCGATGAGTATTTTGCCAGAGGAAATTCCGGTAGCTTTTGCAACGTTTATGGCTTTGGGCTCATGGCGATTGATGAAGTTAGGTGTTATTGTTAAGCAAATTAAAACGGTTGAAACTTTAGGAAGTGCGACTGTGATCTGTACAGACAAAACAGGAACTATTACAGAAAATAAAATGAGTCTTGCTAGACTGTATACCTTATCTTCTAATTCTATTTTTAAAATCGAGGATAGTTTAGGTGCAGCAGAGAATGAATTGATTAGAATAGCCATGTGGGCGAGTGAGCCTATCCCTTTTGATCCAATGGAAATCGCATTGCATAAAGCTTATAAAAAGACAACTAAGATAGATCAACGTGCCCAATTTAAACTTGTACACGAATATCCATTAGGCGGAAAACCACCTATGATGACTCATGTGTTTGAGAATAATCAAGGCAAAAGGATAATTGCTGCAAAGGGAGCTCCGGAAGCAATATTAGCTATTTCAAATCTTTCAACAGAAGAAAAAGAACGTATAAACAATGCGATTAAAACCATAACAGCAGAAGGTTATCGTGTGTTGGGCGTGGCAGAAACGCATTTTAAAGGGGATGCTTATCCAGAAAAGCAACAGGATTTTGAGTTCGATTTTAAAGGAATCGTCGCTTTTTATGATCCTCCAAAAAAAAATATAGTAGCGGTACTTAAGGATTTTAGTTTAGCAGGAATTAAGGTTAAAGTTATTACTGGTGATAATGCTTTAACAACTAGGGCTATTGCTAAAGAAATTGGTTTAAACGGTTTTGAGAACAGTATGTCTGGAGACGAATTAATGCAGCTTACAGCAGCTGAATTACAGCAAAAAGTAAAAGAGACCACTATTTTTACAAGAATGTTTCCTGAAGCAAAATTAAAAATTATTAATGCTTTAAAAGCGAATAATGAAATAGTAGCCATGACCGGAGATGGTGTTAATGATGGTCCAGCTTTAAAAGCAGCACATATTGGTATTGCTATGGGTAAAAAAGGAACCGAAATAGCTAAACAAGCAGCCTCATTAATATTATTGGAAGATGATTTATCAAAAATGGTCGATGCTATTGCTATGGGAAGGCGGATTTATGCCAATCTTAAAAAAGCGATTCAATATATTATTTCAATACATATCCCTATTATTTTAACCGTGTTTATTCCCTTAGCATTGGGTTGGGCTTATCCCAATATCTTTTCTCCAATACATATTATTTTTTTAGAATTAATAATGGGGCCAACATGCTCTATTATTTATGAAAACGAACCGATAGAGAAAAACACGATGTTTCAAAAGCCACGTCCGTTTACGGTTACTTTTTTTAATGGAAAAGAATTAACGACTAGTATCTTGCAAGGTTTAATGATTACTTTAGGTGTGCTGCTTGTTTATCAATATGGTATACAACATAATTTTAATGAGGCATTAACACGTAGCATGGTGTTTACCACGTTAATTAGCGCTAATATCTTTTTAACTTTGATTAATAGGTCTTTTTATTATTCAATCTTAACGACCTTAAAATATAAAAATAAGCTAGTACTCTTAATAATTGGTATCACTATAAGTATTACGATAGCATTGCTTTTTATAACACCATTTGCAAAATTCTTTGAGTTTGAGGCTTTAAGCTTTTTTCAATTATTTAGTAGTGTAGCAACAGGTTTTATAACAGTAATTTGGTACGAAGTTGTAAAATGGAACAAACGTAGAACAAGTCAACTATAG
- a CDS encoding DUF6327 family protein, with protein MIPNSYNSFEDIDNQLKIISLQKQIYKQQIKQHLRSSKASFSATSIKSEVKNTLQIKLLEFITTNLIKKFR; from the coding sequence ATGATCCCAAATAGCTACAATTCGTTTGAAGACATAGATAATCAGTTAAAAATTATTAGTCTTCAAAAACAGATTTATAAACAACAGATAAAACAGCATTTAAGAAGTTCTAAAGCTAGTTTTAGTGCCACTAGTATTAAAAGTGAGGTTAAAAACACGTTACAAATCAAGTTGTTGGAATTTATAACGACTAACTTGATTAAAAAGTTCAGATAA
- a CDS encoding RNA polymerase sigma factor: MQTNVSYFENKKEFRLLVTKSFPNLIKLKKEGDQTSFNALVLQIMPQIRQYVNTQLNVAISKGHFSKNKYKADDIIDQLFVEIYDHIEEVKKEEHFYQWLYKKTNALLEDLSINEEFDDLFFKNIDDYSKPEWDAMQEKYSSDADGDGHTKLIEEFSDSSYNHNDYTLNHVFIENKEKGWIEKIDKDLSGEDIKNHIAMVLYNLPSAMRNVFELFTTQELSLEEIAEIRDNTVEEVAQLLKDAKNALQLSFFNRYTNK, translated from the coding sequence ATGCAAACAAATGTTTCTTATTTCGAAAATAAAAAGGAGTTCCGTTTATTAGTTACTAAATCCTTTCCAAATTTAATTAAACTAAAAAAAGAAGGAGACCAAACGTCTTTTAACGCCTTAGTATTACAAATAATGCCACAAATACGACAGTACGTCAATACACAATTAAATGTCGCTATTAGCAAAGGGCATTTCTCAAAAAACAAGTATAAGGCAGACGATATTATAGATCAGCTATTTGTCGAAATTTACGATCATATTGAAGAGGTTAAAAAAGAAGAACACTTCTACCAATGGTTATATAAAAAGACCAATGCACTATTAGAAGACCTTAGTATCAACGAAGAATTTGATGATTTATTCTTTAAAAATATCGACGACTATTCTAAACCAGAATGGGATGCCATGCAAGAGAAGTATAGTTCTGATGCTGATGGAGATGGTCATACAAAACTAATTGAAGAATTTTCAGATAGCTCTTACAACCATAACGACTACACCTTAAACCATGTATTTATTGAAAATAAAGAAAAAGGTTGGATTGAAAAAATTGACAAAGACTTAAGTGGTGAAGACATTAAAAATCACATTGCCATGGTGTTATACAACCTACCATCTGCTATGCGTAATGTTTTTGAATTATTTACAACACAAGAATTAAGTCTAGAAGAAATTGCTGAAATAAGAGATAATACGGTTGAGGAAGTGGCACAACTTTTAAAAGATGCTAAAAACGCGCTACAACTTAGTTTTTTCAATAGATATACCAATAAATAG
- a CDS encoding YtxH domain-containing protein yields the protein MASTKENTLLALLAGAALGAGIGVLYAPDKGTKTRKKIKQKADDTRHDISERVSHAKADLTRSVNEKKEEMKEKLDETISHMNGKAEDIISSLERKLEELKKTEPQK from the coding sequence ATGGCAAGTACTAAAGAAAACACACTATTAGCGTTATTAGCTGGAGCTGCTTTGGGAGCAGGGATAGGCGTTTTATATGCTCCTGATAAAGGAACAAAAACAAGAAAAAAAATTAAACAAAAAGCAGACGATACAAGACATGATATTTCTGAACGCGTATCTCATGCTAAAGCCGATTTGACAAGATCTGTAAATGAGAAAAAAGAAGAAATGAAAGAAAAGTTAGATGAAACTATTTCTCATATGAATGGTAAGGCCGAAGATATTATTTCTAGCTTAGAGCGTAAGTTAGAGGAGCTTAAAAAAACGGAGCCGCAAAAATAA
- a CDS encoding response regulator, with the protein MNKILLIEDNQDVRENTADILELENYTVFTAENGKIGVEKAIAHSPDIIICDIMMPVLDGYGVFESLSKNPKTASIPFIFLSAKSEKTDIRKGMNIGVDDYLTKPFEEDELLDAITCRLKKNIFLKKEFSKNMEGLSAFINDASEYLKLEELSKDRNLEKYKTKDCIFTEGDAAHQLYFIQSGNVKTYRTTESGKEFVTGFYGPGDFIGQLSLLGHKGLYVETASVLEDAEICGIPKADFTKLLYSNKEVSNKFIDIISNNLIDMQEHLVDMAYSTVRQRTAKALLELDQKGLIKDNKHEGISIPREDFAGLIGTATETAIRMLTEFKHEGLIEVESNRRLVIVNKEELKQIADFG; encoded by the coding sequence ATGAATAAAATACTATTAATTGAAGACAATCAAGACGTAAGAGAAAATACTGCAGATATTCTTGAACTAGAGAACTATACTGTCTTTACCGCAGAAAACGGTAAAATAGGTGTTGAAAAAGCCATAGCGCATAGTCCCGATATTATTATTTGCGATATTATGATGCCTGTCTTGGACGGTTATGGTGTTTTTGAAAGCTTAAGTAAAAACCCTAAAACAGCAAGCATTCCTTTTATTTTCCTCTCTGCCAAATCAGAAAAAACAGATATCAGAAAAGGAATGAATATTGGTGTCGATGACTATTTAACCAAACCTTTTGAAGAAGACGAACTTTTAGATGCGATAACATGTCGCCTAAAAAAGAATATCTTTTTAAAGAAAGAATTCTCCAAAAATATGGAAGGTCTTAGTGCATTTATTAACGACGCCTCGGAGTATTTAAAACTAGAAGAACTTTCTAAAGATCGTAACCTTGAAAAATATAAAACTAAAGATTGTATTTTTACAGAGGGAGACGCTGCACATCAATTATATTTTATACAAAGCGGAAACGTTAAAACCTATAGAACAACAGAATCTGGAAAAGAATTTGTGACAGGATTTTATGGACCAGGAGATTTTATAGGACAATTATCATTACTAGGTCATAAAGGTTTGTATGTAGAAACCGCAAGTGTATTAGAAGATGCCGAGATTTGTGGTATCCCAAAAGCAGATTTTACTAAACTTTTATATAGCAATAAAGAGGTGTCTAACAAATTTATAGATATCATCTCAAATAATTTAATAGACATGCAAGAGCATTTGGTAGACATGGCCTACTCTACTGTGCGACAAAGAACAGCCAAAGCCTTATTAGAATTAGATCAAAAAGGCTTGATTAAAGATAACAAACATGAAGGAATTAGTATTCCCAGAGAAGATTTTGCAGGACTAATTGGTACCGCAACGGAAACTGCTATCCGTATGCTAACCGAGTTTAAACATGAAGGATTAATTGAAGTAGAATCAAACAGAAGACTTGTAATAGTAAACAAAGAAGAACTAAAACAAATAGCAGACTTTGGATAA
- a CDS encoding APC family permease — MKKHKKLSELAATAISGNDISSSVLYVSALAIAFAGQYAWITLLIVSLVLFLFRKIYGEVVGALPLNGGAYNALLNTTSKFMASFAATLTLLSYMATAVISANEAIHYLHHIVPSISIIMATIILLSFFGGLTIVGVSESSKVAIGIFLFHLFSFAVLSGFIIFFLFNNGIGLFIENWYFPTTSGSITKAIFLGFAASMLGVSGFESSANFVEEQQKGVFPKTLKNMWVVVSILNPLTALFALSLFAIPLLQSEAYQNTLLIEMASHVGGNWLAILISVDAFLVLSGAVLTSFVGVSGLLERMALDRILPQFFLKKNKRGSSYRIIIVFLMLTISVLLITKGDVKLLAGVYTISFLSVMTLFGIGNVLLKVKRNSLPRPEKASWMAILVAITAVIIALIGNVVMPPIKGGASNVTVFLDYFIPAIVFTSIMLNRTVLLKFVLKIIHTVFDPVRSFVMKTDSKILNVIDMINSQEFVYFTKDDDVETLNKVLLYIQRNEHTKKLKVVTATKNGNLITTQFRTDIDVVDREYPLIKIEFVELDASFGPELITKLSKEWNIPINFMFIGSPGNRFPYKIEELGGVRLII; from the coding sequence ATGAAAAAACATAAAAAACTAAGCGAATTAGCAGCAACTGCTATTAGTGGAAATGACATTAGTTCATCCGTTTTATATGTGTCTGCGTTAGCAATTGCTTTTGCTGGACAATATGCTTGGATTACCTTACTAATAGTATCGTTAGTTCTTTTTTTATTCAGAAAAATTTATGGAGAAGTGGTTGGTGCTTTACCTTTAAATGGAGGTGCTTATAATGCTTTATTAAATACAACAAGTAAATTTATGGCGTCGTTTGCTGCGACGTTAACCTTGTTGTCCTATATGGCAACTGCAGTTATTTCGGCTAATGAGGCTATTCATTATTTGCATCATATTGTGCCATCTATTTCCATTATAATGGCAACTATTATTCTACTTAGTTTTTTTGGAGGGCTAACTATTGTAGGGGTTTCAGAATCGTCCAAAGTTGCTATTGGTATTTTTCTATTCCATTTATTCTCTTTTGCGGTATTAAGTGGTTTTATTATTTTCTTCTTGTTTAATAATGGTATTGGCTTATTTATAGAAAACTGGTACTTTCCTACGACTTCAGGAAGTATTACTAAAGCTATTTTTCTTGGTTTTGCTGCATCTATGTTGGGGGTTTCTGGATTTGAAAGTTCAGCAAATTTTGTTGAAGAACAACAAAAAGGGGTGTTTCCAAAAACACTAAAAAACATGTGGGTTGTAGTAAGTATATTAAATCCGTTAACGGCTTTATTTGCGTTATCGCTATTTGCAATACCATTATTACAGAGTGAGGCATATCAAAATACACTTTTAATAGAAATGGCATCACATGTTGGCGGTAATTGGTTAGCAATATTAATTAGTGTCGATGCGTTTTTAGTGCTTAGCGGAGCAGTGCTAACAAGTTTTGTTGGTGTTTCTGGATTGTTGGAACGCATGGCTTTAGATCGTATTTTACCTCAGTTTTTTCTAAAGAAAAATAAAAGAGGAAGCTCGTATCGTATTATAATTGTGTTCTTAATGCTAACTATTTCTGTTTTGCTAATTACCAAAGGGGATGTCAAACTATTGGCTGGTGTTTATACCATTTCTTTTTTATCTGTAATGACATTATTCGGCATAGGAAATGTGCTACTTAAAGTAAAAAGAAACAGTTTGCCACGTCCCGAAAAAGCAAGTTGGATGGCAATACTTGTTGCTATTACTGCTGTTATTATCGCGCTGATTGGTAATGTTGTTATGCCGCCCATAAAAGGAGGAGCTAGTAATGTAACCGTCTTTTTAGATTATTTTATTCCTGCCATCGTTTTTACATCCATAATGCTTAATAGGACGGTATTATTAAAGTTTGTGTTAAAAATAATACATACGGTGTTTGATCCTGTTCGTAGTTTTGTAATGAAAACAGATAGTAAAATATTGAATGTAATAGATATGATAAATTCTCAAGAGTTTGTTTATTTTACTAAAGATGATGATGTGGAAACATTAAATAAAGTGTTATTATATATTCAAAGAAATGAGCATACTAAAAAACTAAAAGTAGTCACTGCAACTAAAAACGGAAACTTAATTACCACGCAATTTAGGACTGATATCGATGTGGTAGATAGAGAGTATCCTTTAATTAAAATCGAATTTGTAGAGTTAGATGCTAGTTTTGGTCCAGAGCTAATCACTAAGTTGTCTAAAGAATGGAATATCCCAATTAACTTTATGTTTATTGGTTCTCCAGGCAATCGTTTTCCTTATAAAATTGAAGAGTTGGGTGGCGTACGATTAATTATTTGA
- a CDS encoding exodeoxyribonuclease III — MKIVSWNVNGIRAMVKKDFFESIATLNPDILCLQETKAQDNEVEKALVSMSGYKQYYNSVDKKGYSGTTILSKSKPLSFSNAMGIEKHDAEGRVQCAEYDGFYLVNVYVPNSGQKLERLDYREKWDADFLTYLKKLEKTKPVIVCGDFNVAHKAIDLKNDKSNYNKTAGYTQTEIDGMDKCIHSGFVDVYRSKYPDTIAYTFWSYRFKFRERNAGWRIDYFLVSNTLIDKVRTTQILSDYYGSDHCPISLEIT, encoded by the coding sequence ATGAAAATTGTGTCTTGGAATGTTAATGGAATTAGAGCTATGGTGAAAAAAGATTTTTTTGAATCTATAGCAACTTTAAATCCAGATATTTTATGCCTGCAAGAAACAAAGGCTCAGGATAATGAGGTTGAAAAGGCTTTGGTGTCTATGAGTGGTTATAAACAATATTATAATTCGGTAGATAAAAAAGGCTATTCGGGCACAACGATATTAAGTAAATCAAAACCGTTATCTTTTAGTAATGCTATGGGGATTGAAAAGCATGATGCGGAGGGAAGAGTACAATGTGCAGAATATGATGGTTTTTATTTAGTAAACGTGTATGTTCCTAATTCTGGACAAAAATTAGAGCGTTTAGACTATAGAGAAAAATGGGATGCCGATTTTTTGACCTATTTAAAAAAATTAGAAAAGACTAAGCCTGTTATTGTTTGTGGTGATTTTAATGTTGCTCATAAAGCAATCGATTTAAAAAATGACAAGTCTAATTATAATAAAACCGCAGGTTACACACAAACTGAAATTGATGGGATGGATAAGTGTATCCATTCTGGATTTGTAGATGTATATAGAAGTAAATATCCCGATACTATTGCGTATACCTTTTGGAGTTATCGTTTTAAGTTTAGAGAACGTAATGCAGGATGGCGCATTGATTATTTTTTGGTAAGCAATACGCTAATAGATAAAGTCAGAACGACACAAATATTATCCGATTACTATGGTTCTGATCATTGTCCAATTAGTCTTGAAATCACTTAA